A single genomic interval of Amycolatopsis albispora harbors:
- a CDS encoding alkaline phosphatase family protein: MKPLVVLDVVGLTPKALRHMPRLSALANDGWRAELGTVLPAVTCSAQSTFLTGLMPAQHGIVGNGWYFRDLGEIFLWRQHNRLVQGEKLWETARAAHPGYTSANVCWWYAMGMTTDVTVTPRPIYHADGRKSPDAYVRPVELHDQLTSELGEFPLFQYWGPTASLTSSKWVIGATRKLLREKAPDLLLAYVPHLDYDHQRFGPDHPQSAVAARELDNALAPLLDDVRNRGATVVALSEYGITNVSRPIDINRALRREGLLEVYTQAGMEYLDPWTSRAFAVADHQVAHVYVREDADLERVRSIVGELTGVDEVLDREAQARYGLDHERAGELVAVADPESWFTYYYWTDDNRAPDFARGVEIHRKPGYDPAELFFDPADRLAKAKAGLNLAKKFAGLRYAMNVVPTDPRWVRGSHGRLPDSAEDGPVLLCSDSAFEPAGRLSATDVHPLLLSLQGLK, encoded by the coding sequence ATGAAACCCCTCGTGGTGCTCGACGTCGTCGGGCTGACCCCCAAGGCGCTGCGGCACATGCCGCGGCTGTCCGCGCTGGCCAACGACGGCTGGCGGGCCGAGCTGGGCACCGTGCTGCCCGCGGTCACCTGCAGCGCGCAGTCCACCTTCCTCACCGGGCTGATGCCGGCCCAGCACGGCATCGTCGGCAACGGCTGGTACTTCCGGGACCTCGGCGAGATCTTCCTGTGGCGGCAGCACAACCGGCTGGTGCAGGGCGAAAAGCTGTGGGAGACCGCGCGGGCCGCGCATCCCGGGTACACCTCGGCGAACGTGTGCTGGTGGTACGCGATGGGCATGACCACCGACGTCACGGTCACGCCCCGGCCGATCTACCACGCCGACGGCCGCAAGTCGCCCGACGCCTACGTGCGCCCGGTGGAGCTGCACGACCAGCTGACCAGCGAGCTGGGCGAGTTCCCGCTGTTCCAGTACTGGGGCCCGACGGCCTCGCTGACCTCGAGCAAATGGGTCATCGGCGCCACCCGCAAGCTTCTGCGGGAAAAAGCACCGGACCTGCTCCTGGCCTACGTGCCACACCTGGATTACGACCACCAGCGCTTCGGGCCGGACCACCCGCAGTCGGCGGTCGCCGCGCGTGAGCTGGACAACGCGCTGGCCCCGCTGCTCGACGACGTCCGCAACCGCGGCGCCACCGTGGTCGCGCTCAGCGAGTACGGCATCACCAACGTCAGCCGCCCGATCGACATCAACCGCGCGCTGCGCCGCGAGGGCCTGCTCGAGGTCTACACGCAGGCGGGCATGGAGTACCTCGACCCGTGGACCTCGCGGGCCTTCGCCGTCGCCGACCACCAGGTCGCGCACGTCTACGTGCGGGAGGACGCGGACCTGGAGCGCGTGCGGTCCATCGTCGGCGAGCTGACCGGCGTGGACGAGGTGCTCGACCGCGAGGCGCAGGCCCGCTACGGCCTGGACCACGAGCGCGCCGGCGAGCTGGTCGCGGTCGCCGACCCGGAGTCGTGGTTCACCTATTACTACTGGACCGACGACAACCGCGCGCCCGACTTCGCGCGCGGCGTGGAGATCCACCGCAAGCCGGGCTACGACCCGGCCGAGCTGTTCTTCGACCCGGCCGACCGGCTGGCCAAGGCCAAGGCGGGGTTGAACCTGGCGAAGAAGTTCGCCGGGCTGCGGTACGCGATGAACGTGGTGCCGACCGATCCGCGCTGGGTGCGCGGCTCGCACGGCAGGCTGCCCGACTCGGCCGAGGACGGTCCGGTGCTGCTCTGCTCGGACAGCGCCTTCGAACCGGCCGGACGGCTGTCCGCCACCGACGTGCACCCGCTGCTGCTGTCGCTGCAAGGACTCAAATAA
- a CDS encoding sugar phosphate isomerase/epimerase family protein has translation MSRPITLFTGQWADLPFTEVCKLASEWGYDGLEIACSGDHFEVDRALSEEDYVPKRLELLEQHNLKVWTISNHLVGQAVCDDPIDERHQAIVPSRIWGDGEPEGVRQRAAAELADTARAAAKLGVDTVVGFTGSKIWKYVAMFPPVSQAVIDDGYEDFANRWNPILDVFDEVGVRFAHEVHPSEIAYDFWTTKRALEAVGNRPAFGLNWDPSHFVWQDLDPVGFILDFADRIYHVDCKDTRKRFDGRNGRLGSHLPWADPRRGWDFVSTGHGDVPWEDCFRALNSIGYSGPISVEWEDAGMDRLRGAAEAVTFLRGLLFDKPAAAFDAAFSNQK, from the coding sequence ATGAGTCGTCCGATCACGCTGTTCACCGGTCAGTGGGCGGACCTGCCGTTCACCGAGGTCTGCAAGCTCGCCTCCGAATGGGGTTACGACGGGCTGGAGATCGCGTGCTCTGGCGACCACTTCGAGGTCGACCGCGCACTGTCCGAAGAGGACTACGTGCCGAAGCGGCTGGAGCTGCTCGAACAGCACAACCTGAAGGTCTGGACCATCTCGAACCACCTGGTCGGCCAGGCCGTCTGCGACGACCCGATCGACGAGCGGCACCAGGCCATCGTGCCCAGCCGCATCTGGGGTGACGGGGAGCCGGAGGGCGTGCGGCAGCGCGCGGCCGCCGAGCTCGCCGACACCGCCAGGGCCGCGGCGAAGCTCGGCGTGGACACCGTCGTCGGCTTCACCGGCTCGAAGATCTGGAAGTACGTGGCGATGTTCCCGCCGGTCTCGCAGGCCGTCATCGACGACGGCTACGAGGACTTCGCCAACCGCTGGAACCCGATCCTCGACGTGTTCGACGAGGTGGGCGTGCGGTTCGCGCACGAGGTGCACCCGTCGGAGATCGCCTACGACTTCTGGACCACGAAGCGGGCGCTGGAGGCGGTCGGCAACCGCCCGGCCTTCGGGTTGAACTGGGACCCGTCGCACTTCGTCTGGCAGGACCTCGACCCGGTCGGCTTCATCCTCGACTTCGCCGACCGGATCTACCACGTGGACTGCAAGGACACCCGGAAGCGGTTCGACGGCCGGAACGGGCGCCTCGGCTCGCACCTGCCGTGGGCGGACCCGCGGCGCGGCTGGGACTTCGTCTCCACCGGGCACGGCGACGTGCCGTGGGAGGACTGCTTCCGCGCCCTGAACTCGATCGGCTACTCGGGGCCGATCTCGGTGGAGTGGGAGGACGCCGGCATGGACCGGCTGCGCGGGGCGGCCGAGGCCGTGACCTTCCTGCGCGGCCTGCTGTTCGACAAGCCCGCGGCGGCGTTCGACGCCGCGTTCAGCAACCAGAAGTGA
- a CDS encoding sugar phosphate isomerase/epimerase family protein yields MVDRNLSRRSMLRGAAGAAVAGGAMLALPGIASAGGGHGHGSIPLHRISVQLYTLRSLLEKDLEGTLGALADIGYRNVEMAGTYGRSAAEFRKILDKHRLRATSSHIGIDGDVNKLIEDAKTLGHRYSAVPWAKYETKAEWQAFAERLDQASKAFAKAGIRFGYHNHDHEFALVEGVRPFDILAEGTSRRYTHFEVDLYWAVVAGVDPVKLFWEQRGRVLQYHVKDRGADGGWADVGTGNIDFRKIFDGTPGIREYIVEHDNPADPLKTAKVGFDYLRKVRF; encoded by the coding sequence ATGGTCGACAGAAACCTTTCCCGCCGTTCGATGCTGCGTGGCGCGGCCGGTGCCGCGGTGGCGGGCGGCGCGATGCTGGCGCTGCCGGGGATCGCCTCCGCCGGCGGTGGACACGGACACGGCAGCATCCCGCTGCACCGGATCAGCGTGCAGCTCTACACGCTGCGGTCGCTGCTGGAGAAGGACCTCGAAGGCACGCTCGGCGCGCTGGCCGACATCGGCTACCGCAACGTGGAGATGGCCGGGACCTACGGGCGCAGCGCGGCCGAGTTCCGCAAGATCCTGGACAAGCACCGCCTGCGCGCGACGTCGAGCCACATCGGCATCGACGGCGACGTGAACAAGCTCATCGAGGACGCCAAGACGCTGGGGCACCGGTACTCGGCGGTGCCGTGGGCCAAGTACGAGACGAAGGCCGAGTGGCAGGCCTTCGCCGAGCGGCTGGACCAGGCGTCGAAGGCGTTCGCCAAGGCGGGCATCCGGTTCGGCTACCACAACCACGACCACGAGTTCGCGCTGGTCGAAGGCGTGCGGCCGTTTGACATCCTGGCCGAGGGCACGAGCAGGCGGTACACGCACTTCGAGGTGGACCTGTACTGGGCGGTGGTGGCCGGGGTGGACCCGGTCAAGCTGTTCTGGGAGCAGCGCGGGCGGGTGCTGCAGTACCACGTCAAGGACCGCGGCGCGGACGGCGGCTGGGCGGACGTGGGCACCGGGAACATCGACTTCCGGAAGATCTTCGACGGCACTCCCGGCATCCGGGAGTACATCGTGGAACACGACAATCCGGCCGATCCGCTCAAAACCGCCAAGGTCGGCTTCGATTATCTCCGGAAAGTCCGGTTCTGA